CGGGAAAGTCGACGGTCGTCTCCCTGTTGACCCGTCTCTACGACCCCGACGGCGGCGAGATACGGCTCGACGGGACGCCCATCGAGGAGTTCGACGTGGACGCGTGGCGCTCGCGCATCGCCGTCGTCCGGCAGGACCCGTTCATGTTCGACGCGACCCTCCGGTACAACCTCACGCTGGGCCGACGCGACGCGACCGACGCCGACCTGGACCGGGTCAGCACCGTCGCGAAGGTCGACGAGTTCCTCACTGACCTGCCGGCAGGCTACGACACGCAGATCGGCGAGAACGGCGTCCAGCTGTCGGGGGGGCAGCGCCAGCGCGTCGCGCTGGCCCGTGCGCTGCTGAAGGATGCCGACATCCTCGTCCTCGACGAGGCGACGAGCAACCTCGACTCCGACCTCGAACGCGAGGTCCAGCGCGCCATCGAGCGCATGGATGGCGACCACACCGTCGTCGCCATCGCCCACCGCCTCTCGACGGTTCGGAACGCAGACTGCATCTACACCGTCGAGGACGGGCGCGTGGTCGAGTCCGGCTCTCACGAACAGCTCGTCACGCAGGAGGGGACGTACGCGCGCCTCTACGCGACGCAGGTAGGAGACTGACAGCCATGGACAGCGATACCCACACAGGAGGAGCGAAACAGAGCGGAGACGACACCGTCCTCTGTATCGGTGCACACCCGGACGACGAGGTGCTCGGGGCGGGCGGGACGCTCGCGGCACACGCCGCGCAGGGCGACGAGGTGCACGTCCTCGTCGTCACGGAGGGCTCGACCGCGCAGTACGACGACCCGTCGATGGTCGAGCAGAAACGCGAGGAGGCGCGGGCCTGCGCGGACCGCCTCGGGGTCGGAGAGGTCCACTTCGGCGATCTACCGGACATGCGCCTCGACGACGTGCCCCACGTCGAGGTGAACGCCGTCGTCGAGTCCGTCGTCGAGCGCGTCGAACCCACGGTCGTCTACACGCACGCCAGACAGGAGGTGAACCGCGACCACCGCGCCGTCTACGACTCGACGGTCGTCGCCACCAGACCGGGCAGCGGCGTCGAACGGGTCCTCGCCTACGAGACGCCCTCCTCGACGGACTGGGTCGGTGGCGGGGCCGACCAGTTCGAACCGACGCTGTTCGTCGACGTCACCGACCACCTCGACGCAAAGGTGGCCGCCTTCGCGGAGTACGAGTCCGAGACGCGGGCGTTCCCGCACCCGCGGTCCGAGGAGAGCCTCCGCGCTCGCGCGAGGACGCGCGGTGCGGCCGCGGGCGTCGCCGCTGCGGAGGCGTTCTGTCTCGTCAGGGAGGTGCGCGAGACGCCGTGAGCGAGTCGAGCGAATCGAGCGAGTCGGGCGAGTCGAGACGCGTCGTCGTCGTCACCGGGACGCGCGCGGAGTACGGGCTGCTCTCGTCGTCGATGCGGGCCATCGAGGACCGCGACGACCTGACGCTCGACGTGGTCGCGACGGGGATGCACCTCTCGCCGCAGTACGGCCACACCGTCGACGACATCCGGGCCGACGGGTTCGCTATCGCCCGCGAGGTCCACTCGCTCGTCGACGGCGACACGGGGACGGCGATGGCGAAGTCCCTCGGCGTCTGCGTCGCGGGGATGGCCGACGCGCTGTCGAGCCTCGACCCGGACGTCGTCCTCGTGCTCGGCGACCGGGGCGAGGCGTTCGCCGCGGGCGTCGCCGCCGCCCACGCGAACGTCCCCGTCGCGCACGTCCACGGCGGCGACTCGATGGCGGGAGCCATCGTCGACGACAGCATCCGCCACGCGCTGACGAAGTTCGCCCACCTCCACTTCCCCGTCACCGACCGCTCGGCCGAGCGCATCCGCCGACTCGGCGAAGAGCCGTGGCGAATCACGACCGTCGGCGCACCCGGTCTGGACGCCGTCCTCGCGGGGGAGTACGACGACTCGACGACCGTCCGCGACCGGTACGACCTGCCCGACGACCGGTCGCTGGCGCTCGTCGTCCAGCACCCGCTCACGTCCGCACCCGAACAGGCGGGCGAGCAGCTGGCCGCGACGCTCGACGCGGTGGGGAATCTCGACGACGTCGACCCGGTCGTCGTCTACCCGAACGCCGACGCGGGCGGGCGTCGGATGAACGCCGAAATAGAGTCCCGTGAACACCTCAAGGCGTTCCGGAGCCTCCCGCGCGAGGCGTATCTCGGGCTGATGGCGGCCGCCGACGTGCTGGTCGGCAACTCCTCCAGCGGTGTCATCGAGGCCGCGTCGCTCGACCTGCCGGTGGTCGACGTCGGCCCGCGTCAGGAGGGCCGCGAGCGCGCCGACCACACGCTCCGGGTCCCACACGACCGCGCGGCGATTCGCGAGGCGGTCGAGCGCTGTCTCACCGACGACGGCTTCCGCCAGCGGGTCGCCGACTGCGAGAACCCTTACGACCACGGCGGCGCGGGGGCGGCCATCGCCGAGCGACTGGCGACGGTCGACCTGGACGGGCGACTGCTCCGCAAGCGTCTGACGTACTGACGACTGCGTGGTCGCTCTCCGGGACTGCCACTTCTCACCGGTAGCCCAGTCGCCGGAGTCGGGCCGCCGTCTCCTGAGACGGCGTCGGGGAGGCACCTCGCTCTTCCTCCCAACGGTCCACGACGGGCGTCGAGCGGGCGAACTCGCGAGCGACGGCGAGCAGTTCGGCGCGGTACGCGTCCGACGGGCTCACTTGCTGGACCTCGTGAGGGTGCTGTCTGACCTCGGCGAGTCGGTAGTACTCCTCCGCGACGGGGCCGGCGTCGACCTGCTCGGCGGTCGGTCGCCTCGGGAAGTCGCCCTCGAAGGTGAAGATTGCCTTCAGCCTCTCGTCCTCGACGGCGACGTTGTAGCAGTCGGGGGAGATGCGCTCGGTGACGCGCGGCCCGGAGGGCGGGTCGTCGTGCCACGCCCGCCCCTGGCACTGCGCTGGGGGGTCGACGCCGAGTTCGCGCGCCACAGTGGGGAGCACGTCGAGGTGGTCGACGGGGTCCTGCGGCGACAACGACGAGTCCGCGGGGGGCTTGACCGCGAGGAACGGTCGGACGTTCGCGTCGCCGAGACTCGTGTGGAGGTAGAACCCTCGCTCGCCGAACTCCTCGCCGTGGTCGCCCGTGACGATGACGAGCGCGTCGTCGAACCGGTCGAGGCGCTTCAGTCCCTCGACGAGACGGGTCACCTGCTCGGCAGTGTAGTCGACCGCCTGCGCGTAGTAGCCCTGGAGGATTT
This region of Halomarina salina genomic DNA includes:
- a CDS encoding PIG-L deacetylase family protein, whose translation is MDSDTHTGGAKQSGDDTVLCIGAHPDDEVLGAGGTLAAHAAQGDEVHVLVVTEGSTAQYDDPSMVEQKREEARACADRLGVGEVHFGDLPDMRLDDVPHVEVNAVVESVVERVEPTVVYTHARQEVNRDHRAVYDSTVVATRPGSGVERVLAYETPSSTDWVGGGADQFEPTLFVDVTDHLDAKVAAFAEYESETRAFPHPRSEESLRARARTRGAAAGVAAAEAFCLVREVRETP
- the neuC gene encoding UDP-N-acetylglucosamine 2-epimerase, which translates into the protein MSESSESSESGESRRVVVVTGTRAEYGLLSSSMRAIEDRDDLTLDVVATGMHLSPQYGHTVDDIRADGFAIAREVHSLVDGDTGTAMAKSLGVCVAGMADALSSLDPDVVLVLGDRGEAFAAGVAAAHANVPVAHVHGGDSMAGAIVDDSIRHALTKFAHLHFPVTDRSAERIRRLGEEPWRITTVGAPGLDAVLAGEYDDSTTVRDRYDLPDDRSLALVVQHPLTSAPEQAGEQLAATLDAVGNLDDVDPVVVYPNADAGGRRMNAEIESREHLKAFRSLPREAYLGLMAAADVLVGNSSSGVIEAASLDLPVVDVGPRQEGRERADHTLRVPHDRAAIREAVERCLTDDGFRQRVADCENPYDHGGAGAAIAERLATVDLDGRLLRKRLTY